The Hyphomicrobium sp. 99 genome contains the following window.
GTCAGAGCGTAGCCGCCTTTCTTGGCTGCCGGTAGGGCGTCGTAAAGACCCTTCATATGCGGTCCGCAGGCAAAAACCAGATCGACCTCCGCCTCGTCAATCGCGCCTTTTAGGCCTGTATGGAGCGCGGGCGCCTCGCTGCCAAGCTCCAGCATATCGCCGAGGACGGCAATTCGCCGCGAATATTTGGCCCTCGGCACCGCAGCAAGCGTCGCAAGCGCGGCCTTCATCGAGGCCGGATTTGCGTTGTAGCTCTCATCGATCAGCAGCGCTTCACCGCCCCGGATATGGAGAGAACTGCGCGCCCCGCGCCCGCTTGGCGGCGCAAGACCGGCAAGTGCGTCGAGGCCCGCCCGCACATCTGCGCCGATGGAATAAAGCGCCGCAGCAACGGCCAGGGCATTCTCGGCAATGTGCCGTCCCGGCATCGCCAGATGAACAGGGAAGCTGCCACCACCGACGACGATCATCATGTCGCTGCCGCTATCCGATGCGGTGAAATTCAATCCCTGTACGTCGGCGCCGCCATCGAATCCGAAGGTGATCGGCTTGGCTCCAAGTCTCTCCGCCGTCGCCTTGAGCCGGCTCGCGTGCGGATTATCGAATTTGATGATTGCCGCGCCGCCCGGGGGCAGACCCTCGAAGATCTCGCCCTTGGCATCTGCAATGGCCTCGACGGAGGAGAAATGCTCAAGGTGTACGGGCTCGACCGTCGTGATGATGGCCGCGTGCGGCCTGACCATCTTCGTCAGCGGCCGGATCTCGTCCGCATGATTCATCCCAATCTCGAACACACCGAATTTCGTCTCGCGCGGCATCCGCGCCAGCGTCAGCGGAACACCCCAGTGATTGTTGTAGGATTTTTCGGACGCGTGCGTTGCACCGATCCGCGAC
Protein-coding sequences here:
- a CDS encoding UDP-N-acetylmuramoylalanyl-D-glutamyl-2,6-diaminopimelate--D-alanyl-D-alanine ligase, yielding MHPLWSSSELSAVLAVDAEGGSGEPVTGVSIDTRSLQPGDLFVALKDQRDGHDFVSAAFKAGAAAALVSESYSRQPEDGALFRVPDTLRALEALGVAARERLASDARIVGVTGSAGKTGTKEMLRACLSRIGATHASEKSYNNHWGVPLTLARMPRETKFGVFEIGMNHADEIRPLTKMVRPHAAIITTVEPVHLEHFSSVEAIADAKGEIFEGLPPGGAAIIKFDNPHASRLKATAERLGAKPITFGFDGGADVQGLNFTASDSGSDMMIVVGGGSFPVHLAMPGRHIAENALAVAAALYSIGADVRAGLDALAGLAPPSGRGARSSLHIRGGEALLIDESYNANPASMKAALATLAAVPRAKYSRRIAVLGDMLELGSEAPALHTGLKGAIDEAEVDLVFACGPHMKGLYDALPAAKKGGYALTSQSIGTALAENLRAGDVVMVKASNGTRLGPVVAALKTQFGKDEPAA